A part of Callospermophilus lateralis isolate mCalLat2 unplaced genomic scaffold, mCalLat2.hap1 Scaffold_221, whole genome shotgun sequence genomic DNA contains:
- the LOC143640396 gene encoding cyclin-dependent kinase 5 activator 2-like, with protein sequence MGTVLSLSPASSAKGRRPGGLPEEKKKAPPAGDEALGGYGAPPVGKGGKGESRLKRPSVLISALTWKRLVAASAKKKKGSKKVTPKPASTGPDPLVQQRNRKNLLRKGQDAPDGGGATKPLAVPVPTVPAAAATCEPPSGGSAAALPPGSGGGKPPPPPPPAPQAAPPVPGGSPRRVIVQASTGELLRCLGDFVCRRCYRLKELSPGELVGWFRGVDRSLLLQGWQDQAFITPANLVFVYLLCRESLRGDELASAAELQAAFLTCLYLAYSYMGNEISYPLKPFLVEPDKERFWQRCLRLIQRLSPQMLRLNADPHFFTQVFQDLKNEGEAAAGAGGPPSGSAPAASSAARDSCAAGAKHWTMNLDR encoded by the coding sequence ATGGGCACGGTGCTGTCGCTTTCCCCTGCCTCCTCGGCCAAGGGCCGGAGGCCCGGCGGGTTGCCGGAGGAGAAAAAGAAGGCGCCGCCCGCGGGGGACGAGGCGCTGGGGGGCTACGGGGCGCCGCCAGTGGGCAAGGGCGGCAAAGGCGAGAGTCGGCTCAAGCGTCCGTCCGTGCTCATCTCGGCGCTCACCTGGAAGCGCCTGGTGGCCGCATCTGCCAAGAAGAAGAAAGGCAGCAAGAAGGTGACGCCCAAGCCAGCGTCCACCGGTCCTGACCCTCTAGTCCAACAACGCAACCGCAAGAACCTTCTCCGCAAGGGCCAGGACGCCCCCGACGGCGGTGGCGCCACCAAGCCCCTGGCTGTGCCAGTGCCCACAGTGCCCGCGGCTGCTGCCACCTGCGAGCCACCGTCGGGGGGCAGCGCTGCAGCCCTGCCGCCAGGCTCGGGTGGAGGAAAGCCGCCGCCGCCACCACCCCCAGCTCCGCAGGCGGCGCCGCCGGTGCCTGGAGGCTCGCCGCGGAGGGTCATCGTGCAGGCGTCCACAGGCGAGCTGCTCCGCTGCCTGGGCGATTTTGTGTGCCGACGCTGCTACCGCCTCAAAGAGCTGAGCCCTGGCGAGCTGGTGGGCTGGTTCCGCGGCGTGGACCGCTCGCTGCTGCTGCAGGGCTGGCAAGACCAGGCCTTCATTACACCCGCCAACCTGGTGTTCGTGTACCTGCTGTGCCGCGAGTCCCTGCGAGGGGACGAGCTGGCGTCGGCAGCCGAGCTGCAGGCCGCCTTCCTCACCTGCCTCTACCTCGCCTACTCCTACATGGGCAACGAGATTTCCTACCCACTCAAGCCCTTCCTCGTGGAGCCTGACAAGGAGCGCTTCTGGCAGCGTTGCCTGCGCCTCATCCAGCGGCTCAGCCCGCAGATGCTGCGGCTCAACGCCGACCCCCACTTCTTCACGCAAGTCTTTCAAGACCTCAAGAACGAGGGCGAAGCTGCCGCCGGCGCCGGGGGTCCACCGAGTGGGAGCGCTCCCGCAGCTTCCTCGGCCGCCAGGGACAGCTGCGCGGCCGGAGCCAAGCACTGGACTATGAACTTGGACCGCTAG